DNA from Candidatus Gorgyraea atricola:
ACCGGGATATACAAACCAATGGTGTTCCAGTTGTCACGCCAGTGGCAGTTGCTGGGTAGCTATGTTTGGAAAGGATAAGCGCTGAATGCATATAAGCGCCAAGCCCCCTCTGAGATTAAATATCCCTCCCTTCGGGGAATAAGGCACCTTGTAGATGACGAGGTTGATAGGCCACATGTGTAAGGCCAGTAATGGCTTCAGCTGAGTGGTACTAATCTGCCGAACGGCTTGACCGCATATTACTTTATTAGTCTAACTTTATAGGGACAAGGAACAAGTGACAAGAGACAAGGGAGTTTAGATACTCCTTGTCCCTTGTTGCTTGTCACTTGTTCCTGATTAAATTTTCTGGAGTGACATTACTGGAGGGGCTACACCCGTTCCCATTTCGAATACGGTAGTTAAGCCCTCCAAGGCCGATGGTACTACACTGGCAACGGTGCGGGAGAGTAGGTAGTTGCTCTGGTTTTATATCAAAGGAGCAGTGAACTTAGTGTTTACTGCTCCTTTTTTTATCTGGCAACATGGACGGTGGGGGAGCCTGCCCCGTTCCAAATTCTTAGATATCATCAAATAATCAATCAGAATTGTACGCAATTAGTTAGATATAGTAAATTGAGTATCGATTAGAATTTGGAACGGGGCGAGGCGTCCTTCGCTCATTGTTTTTTCTCGCTCTCGTCCGCCTATTCGGCGGACGAACCATGCCCGCTCGAAAAAACGATGCTTTTTTCAGACCACCCAGCCCAAAAGGGCAAACAATGTAAACACGAGCGTATTGCAAAAATGTTTTGTAGCTTAGAAGAAGCGAGTGGTATAATAAATATCATGCATGAGTATATAACACAAAAATATTTTGTAAATAATCCGGATAAACCCTCGACAGAATTTTATAATAAATTAAAAAAAGAGTTTGATGCTGACATTGAGTTTGAAGAAATATATCGTACTCATGATGATTTTTCTCCAGGTGAAACTTTACATAACCAAGGCAAATGGATTATCAGAGTCTACGGCCGTCCACATAAAGATTTTAATTTTGAGCGAGTTTTAGCTCATGAACTATTGCATGTTTTTTTAAGATATCGTAATAAGTTACCATGGCCGGATCAAATATCAAGTAGGTCTATTCAAGTAAAGGTAATAAATATAATAGATCATGTTTTAATCAATCCCGAATTAGATAAATTATACGGCAATAGAACAAAGGAAAATATTAATCCAGACATCAAGAAAATATCAAAAGAAATAGAGCCTTTTCTGAAGATAGTAACGGAGAAGATAAGCAGAGAGGAGTATGTTGAAATTTTAAGAAAGTGCTTAAGTGTTTTAAATGAAAAAATGCCACCTTTTGTTTTGTAGCTGTTTTTCCATGCCGGGAAGAGCTTGAAAAGCCAAAAGGAGGCAGGCTTACCTTTGGCTAGAGATGGAACCTTCCTAAAAAAAATCCAAAAATTTTTGAAAGAAAATCCCCTTCCTATGTGTCATATATAGTAAAGGACCTGTACAGACGCGGTGTCTAGACAACGCGTCTGTACAGGTATAAAAAAAGGGGGTTAAAATGTCGAACAGTGTAATTGCGACGGGGCAAATATATCATACTTATAACAGAAGCATTGCAGGATACAAAATATTTAATAGTGATTCTGAGTATAAGCGAATAGAAGAGTTGATCCAATATTATCAGGTAGAGCAACCAGTCGGTTTTTCTAAGTTTAAAGAAAGAAACAAAGGAGATTTAATTAAAAAAACGCCGAATAAAAGACAGTTAGTTGAGGTAGTTTGTTATTCTCCTATGCCTACCCATATACATTTGACGCTCAAACAATTAATAGACAAGGGCATATCCAAGTTTATGAATAATATACTTAGTAGCTATTCTCATTATTTTAATATAAAGCACAATAGAAAAGGACCACTGTGGGAAGGAAGATTTAAAAAGGTTTTGGTGGAAACTGATGAGCAACTCCTGCATTTAACGCGTTATATACATCTAAATCCTGTCACTGATTACCTTATTAATAAACCAGAAAAATGGAAATATTCTTCTTACAAGGAGTATATTGCTGGTAAGGAGAGTATTTGTAGCTATAAGGATGTTTTAGATGTAACCCCAGAAACCTATAAGAAATTTACAGAAGATCAAATTTCTTATCAGAGAGAGTTGAAGAAGGTAAAACATTTAATGTTTGATTAGAACCCTGTACGGACGCGTTGTCCGGACAACGCGTCCGTACAGGGAAAAGGATATCCCCTCTTGACAAGTTGTACAAAATATTGTACAATTGTAGTGGAGGTGAGGGAGATGGATTATATTGTTCCTATATCAGAAGCGAGGGGTAAATTGCCTGAATTGATTAAGAAGATTTCGCACATAGGTAAGCACCTTATTATTACCCGAAATGGTAGGCCAGAGGCAGTCATGATCTCTCCTGAGGAGTTAGAGACATTGGAGATCAAGGCTGATGCAGAGCTCTTGCGGTCTATTGTAAGGGCAGAAGAGGATATTAAGACAGGCAGGCTCTATTCTCATAAGGACGTTTTTAAAGATGTATAAGATTGCTTATACAAAAGAGGCCAAAGAGAGAATAGATAAGCTCGATAAAAAGAAGAAGAGACAGATAAAAGAGGCAGTAGAGCGCATTGCGCAAAACCCTGAGATAGGCAAGCAGCTTCTTCATGAGTTTAAAGGACTATCTTCTTATCGTTCCGGAGACTATAGAGTTATCTACCGAGTATATCATCAAGAAATCCTAATCCTCATATTGACCATTGGCCACAGAAAAGACATATATAAGCTGCTAAAGAGAAAACTAGCATAGCTTAGACGCTCTTTTTTTATGCCTTTTTATGTGATATACTATATATTAGAGCTATATATCTGCAAAAGAGAGGCTATTTTTTTATCCAGATTATGATTAAGTTAAAAAAAGCATATAATTTAAAGATTATGTTTGTGGCAATAGGTGTATTATGCCTATTCGGAAATGCACTTTACCCCTGCGCTATTTCAAGAAATTCGCTAAGAGTGCCTATAGGTCAAGGAGGAATCTACAAGAGCATCAAAAAAGAACAGGTAATTAAGAAGATTGAACACTTACTGTCAAACAGTGATTATACTTTGAAGGAATTAAAAAACAAATTCAAAAATGATAAAGAGCCTAGATTATTAATAATATGTGGAAATGATGATACGAGAACAATACAAGAAGCCGCTAAATTATATGAGGAAGGTATAGTGGATTACATTTTTACTACGGGTGGCCATGCAAGATTTACTGTTTCTTTGATAGAGAAGATAGTCTTAGAGCATGGTTCTGCAAAGATCTCAAAGAGCGAAACTATTACTAAAAAAAATCTTAAGAAGGTTTTGCCAGAATTATGGGAACTGTATAATCAGGGAAGATTGGGAGAGCGAGTAACATTAAGCGAGGCAGAGTTGACCAAGGATGTTTTAGTAGAGAGATTTAATGTTTCAAAACAAGCAGTCTTTTCTGAAAAATTATCGAGAAATACTTCTCAAAACTTCATCTATGTAAAGAAAGATATAGTGGAATTAGAAGAAAAAATGGGCATAAATTTTAAGACTATTTTTTACATACAGATACCTCATCAGCAATTGCGTGCTAAATTTACCTTTAACAAGGCATTTAAAGAAGAGATAAGGAGCGGGAAGGTAAAAGGGTTGAGCCATACAGCTAAATATGATAGAAGCATGCTTGATCAGAAGGAATTAATAAAGATTTTAATTGGAGAAATATGGCGCATTGTCATTTATAGCGCCAAGGGTGATCTGATAGATTTTGATAAGAAAGATAATAATGTGCAGGCATGGAGAACTATAGCTCAAGACTACTGGCAATTCGTAAATATATTAGTACAAGAGCATGGTGATGTTGATGATTTAAGAGATTTCTTGTATAGCTTAGCAAAAGTGGCAGGGTATGAAAATAGAAAAGATTTAATAGATGGTTTAGATGGCTCAATATTTCCCGAGGTAAAAAAGTTGATCGCTTGGGTGTATAAGGCCGGCACGTCTAAGACAGATAAATCTGTCGATGATATTATGAGCGGATACAAAAAAAACATGATCTCAAAGATTGATAGGGGAATGCAAGAGTTTAACTTAGGCAAGAAGATAAGTGTAAGTTGGACTCCTGGCGGGACAATAAAATCAAGTAAGCCCGCTATAAAGACTTCCAAAGGGAACATATCTATTAAAAAATTAAACAGGATTGAATCAGAGGATGACGTAAAATTTATTATTGATTACATCTGCCATCTTAGGCGTGACGGCCTTTCAACTCTTATATTGAACAAGCCAAACACTCAAGGTAAACTAATGCAGGATTTTTTAATTATCGAACGTCATCCAGAAACTGGAGAAATTGAATATTGGTATGTAGAGAGATGGAGTGAAAATCGTGCAATCTTGCGCGAAGATGCGTTGCCTGAGACAATTAGAGCAGTTGGGAGATTTCTTGGTATCATGCATAACAGTTCTCGTACATTCCGTAGTACAGTTCAGCGTCATCCAGATCATTACACTTTTAAACAGGCTTTAAACTTACTTCTATCACCAGATGCAACATGGTACAAAATACTAGATTCATATCTTTCTAATAACGAACGCCGTTTAGTAAAAGCCTGTCTTAGTGAAATTCGTAGATTCTGGACATCTGCATTACTTAACCAGTTATCGTACCAGGCTATTCCAAGTGATATGAACTTCGGCAATCTATTCTTTAATGACAAAGGCGATGAGGTGTTAGATATAATTGATCTGGATAATGTACGCATGGGATATAAAATAGAGGATTTCTTTGGTTCATTGGTACACACGGGACACGAGACTCTCTACGTTGGAAATTTACGCAAGGATCTTGCTGAGTTTTTGGCAGGTTATAATGAAACTGCAGAAGTCAAATTGACTCAATCAGAATTAAGAGCACTACCAATATTATTCATTACAATTCCTATGATCCATATAGCATATACCATAAGTCTAGAACTTGAAGTAGATTTGGAAAAATCAGTACAAGCCAATATACAAACTTTAAAAGAGATAATCGAACAATTCTCAAATGAGTCTATTCAGCCCAGTATCGCACCTTTAATCAACTTAAAAAAAATACTCACCAATACCTAAAAAGCTCGACTTTCTTCACCCATACATAGTAACTTCCTTAACCCTAGCCTCTTATGGAGGGGCTAGGATGTTCCTTCCTATTTCCCTCTTTACTCCCCACCTCTTTTATGCTACAATAAAAATCTACGAAATTTGGACTCTAACCCTTACAACATTAGAGGAGGTAGGCGTTGGCTGACTATACTATTAAAGATATTAGGAATATAGCTTTAATATCCCACGCAGGGAGCGGCAAAACTACCTTGGCAGAGGCCATGCTCCATAATGCTGGTGCGTCGAATCGCTTTGGAAAGGTCGAGGATGGCACCACAGTAAGCGACTATAGCGAGGATGAGAAAGAGAGAAAGGTCTCTATCAATGCCAGTATACTTAGTTTTAGTTATGCGAAAAAGCGCATTAATCTTATAGATACACCTGGATACGCGGATTTTATCGGCGAGGCCTTGACGGTTTTAAGGGGTGTGGATAGTGCAATAGTTTTAGTGGATGCGTGCGAAGGTGTAGAAGTGGGCACTGATAAGGTATGGAGTCTGGCAGACCAGTATAACCTCAGCCGCATTGTCTTTATAAATAAAATGAACAAGGAGAATATCGATTTCAATAATATAGTCAATGATATAAAAGATAGGCTGGGCAAGGGATGTGTTCTGGCAACAATGCCGATCGGAAGTGGGGCAAACTTCAAAGGCGTTGTTAGTCTTATGGATAAAGCCGCTATAGATGCGTTGAGCGGACCTGAAAAGGATAATGCCGTAAAGTTAAAGAATGCGCTAATAGAAGTAATAGCTGAGAACAATGACGAGCTTTTGGAAAAATATCTGGATGGTAAGGAATTAACTCCAGAAGAAGTCGCAAGCGGATTCAAAAAAGGTGTTGCCTCTGGCGAGATATTTCCTATTTTTTGCGGTGCGGCAATGCTGGATATCGGCGTGAAAGAACTCCTTTCTTCGATCGGAGAAATATTACCTTCTCCTGACCAGAGGCCTGCCAGAAAGGTCAGCGACGCAAAGACAAAAGAGGAAAAAGAGCTTAAGCCTGATGTCAGCGCGCCTTTCGCAGCCAATGTGTTTAAATCAATCGCAGACCCCTATGTGGGTCAGCTTACTATCTTCAGGATATTTTCAGGCACACTTAAATCAGATACAAATTTCTATAATGTTACAAAAGGCGCCAGAGAAAGATTCGGTCCGCTTTTAAGTCTGTGCGGAAAAGAGCAGCATGCTGTGACAGAGGTGATAGCTGGTGACATCGTGGCTGTTGCAAAGCTGAAAAATACCTCTACGGGGGATTCGCTGTGCGATGAAAAGAAGCAGGTCATTTTTCCTGATGTTAGTTTTCCCGAGCCAGCCATGTCATTTTCAGTAAAGCCAAAGACGCGACAGGACGAAGACAAGATCTTTACAGCGCTTCAAAAGCTTACCGCAGAAGACAAGACCTTTGTGACCACTAGAGACGAACAGACAAAAGAACTTATTGTCTCTGGCATGGGCGATCTTCATCTCGACATCATGATAAATCGCCTTAAGAAGAGGTTTCATGTCGAGGTTGAAAAAGGCACGCCAAAGGTGGCGTATAAAGAAACGATCAAAAAGATGACCAAAGTCCAGAATAAGCACAAGAGACAGACTGGCGGGCATGGCCAGTATGGAGATGTGTGGATACAGATAGATCCTGTGGAAAGAGGAAAGGGTTTTGAGTTTGCTGATAAGATCGTAGGCGGGGCAATACCGAGGAATTACATACCAGCTGTGGAAAAGGGTATTGTAGAGGCCATGTCTAAAGGAGTGTTAGCTGGTTATCCATTGGTCGATTTAAGGGTTACTCTGTACGATGGATCTTATCACGATGTTGATTCTTCTGATATGTCCTTTAAGATAGCGGCTTCAGGCGCGCTTAGGAAGGCGGCGTTGGATGCAAATCCAATTTTGTTAGAACCTGTGATGGATGTGGATGTCATTGTACCCGATGAGTATATGGGAGACATTACAGGGAACTTGAGTTCAAGGCGCGGAAGGATCGCTGGCATGGATGTTCAAGGTAAGAGCCAGGTCATAAAGGCAAAGGTGCCTCTTGCAGAGATGTTTAAGTACGCGTCTGAATTGAAATCAATGACAGGCGGCAGGGGTTCATATACAATGAGGTTCTCTCACTACGAAGAGGTCCCTCACAAGACAACACAAACCATCATCGCGAAATACGAAGAGCAGAAAAAAGCAGGCCAAGAAAAATAAAGGAGATCTAATATGTCGGGACACTCAAAATGGGCATCGATTAAACATAAAAAAGCTGCGACTGACGCAAAGCGCGGCAATATATTTACCAAACTCATAAAGGAAATTACAATTGCCGCGCGTCATGGCGGTGGAGAAACCGAGAAAAATCCGAGATTGCGCACGGCCATTGATAGGGCCAAGCAGGCCAACATGCCGGCGGATAATATTGACCGCGCTGTAAAAAAAGGTACAGGCGAATTAGAGGGCGTGACTTATGAAGAGTTTACTATGGAGGGATATGGGCCGGGCGGTGTTGCGATAATGGTGGAAGTCGTAACAGACAATAAAAATCGTACTGCAGCTGATATTAGAAGTATCTTTTCTAAAAAGAATGGCAATGTCGCGGGCGCTGGCTCAGTGAGCTGGATGTTTGAAAAAAAAGGGTATATAGAGGTCGATAAGGCAGGTGTTACAGAGGATAAAGTGATGTCTGTTGCGCTTGATGCTGGGGCGCAGGACATGGAGACAGAAGAAGCGATCTACGCTATAACGACTGAACCAAAGGATTTTGAGACGGTGAAGAAGGCGCTTTTCGATAATAGCATTAAACCAAAGAGCGCGGAGATCACGATGATGCCCAAGAGCACTGTAAAGCTCACAGGCGAGGGCGCAAAGCAGATACTTGCTCTCGTAGAGACGCTTGAAGATAGCGATGATGTGCAGAATGTTTATGCGAATCTTGACGTACCAGACGAAATAGCAGGATAGAATTTATGCGGATTCTAGGCATAGATCCGGGATTAGGTATTACAGGATATGGGCTTATTGAGCTTTCTGGTGGGGATACAGGGGTGATAGAGGCAGGTGTTATTCGATCTGACTCCAAGCATAAAATGGAGAGACGGCTCTCAGAGATTCACAAAAAAGTC
Protein-coding regions in this window:
- the fusA gene encoding elongation factor G produces the protein MADYTIKDIRNIALISHAGSGKTTLAEAMLHNAGASNRFGKVEDGTTVSDYSEDEKERKVSINASILSFSYAKKRINLIDTPGYADFIGEALTVLRGVDSAIVLVDACEGVEVGTDKVWSLADQYNLSRIVFINKMNKENIDFNNIVNDIKDRLGKGCVLATMPIGSGANFKGVVSLMDKAAIDALSGPEKDNAVKLKNALIEVIAENNDELLEKYLDGKELTPEEVASGFKKGVASGEIFPIFCGAAMLDIGVKELLSSIGEILPSPDQRPARKVSDAKTKEEKELKPDVSAPFAANVFKSIADPYVGQLTIFRIFSGTLKSDTNFYNVTKGARERFGPLLSLCGKEQHAVTEVIAGDIVAVAKLKNTSTGDSLCDEKKQVIFPDVSFPEPAMSFSVKPKTRQDEDKIFTALQKLTAEDKTFVTTRDEQTKELIVSGMGDLHLDIMINRLKKRFHVEVEKGTPKVAYKETIKKMTKVQNKHKRQTGGHGQYGDVWIQIDPVERGKGFEFADKIVGGAIPRNYIPAVEKGIVEAMSKGVLAGYPLVDLRVTLYDGSYHDVDSSDMSFKIAASGALRKAALDANPILLEPVMDVDVIVPDEYMGDITGNLSSRRGRIAGMDVQGKSQVIKAKVPLAEMFKYASELKSMTGGRGSYTMRFSHYEEVPHKTTQTIIAKYEEQKKAGQEK
- a CDS encoding YebC/PmpR family DNA-binding transcriptional regulator — protein: MSGHSKWASIKHKKAATDAKRGNIFTKLIKEITIAARHGGGETEKNPRLRTAIDRAKQANMPADNIDRAVKKGTGELEGVTYEEFTMEGYGPGGVAIMVEVVTDNKNRTAADIRSIFSKKNGNVAGAGSVSWMFEKKGYIEVDKAGVTEDKVMSVALDAGAQDMETEEAIYAITTEPKDFETVKKALFDNSIKPKSAEITMMPKSTVKLTGEGAKQILALVETLEDSDDVQNVYANLDVPDEIAG
- a CDS encoding transposase, translated to MSNSVIATGQIYHTYNRSIAGYKIFNSDSEYKRIEELIQYYQVEQPVGFSKFKERNKGDLIKKTPNKRQLVEVVCYSPMPTHIHLTLKQLIDKGISKFMNNILSSYSHYFNIKHNRKGPLWEGRFKKVLVETDEQLLHLTRYIHLNPVTDYLINKPEKWKYSSYKEYIAGKESICSYKDVLDVTPETYKKFTEDQISYQRELKKVKHLMFD
- a CDS encoding type II toxin-antitoxin system Phd/YefM family antitoxin; protein product: MDYIVPISEARGKLPELIKKISHIGKHLIITRNGRPEAVMISPEELETLEIKADAELLRSIVRAEEDIKTGRLYSHKDVFKDV
- a CDS encoding ElyC/SanA/YdcF family protein, whose protein sequence is MIKLKKAYNLKIMFVAIGVLCLFGNALYPCAISRNSLRVPIGQGGIYKSIKKEQVIKKIEHLLSNSDYTLKELKNKFKNDKEPRLLIICGNDDTRTIQEAAKLYEEGIVDYIFTTGGHARFTVSLIEKIVLEHGSAKISKSETITKKNLKKVLPELWELYNQGRLGERVTLSEAELTKDVLVERFNVSKQAVFSEKLSRNTSQNFIYVKKDIVELEEKMGINFKTIFYIQIPHQQLRAKFTFNKAFKEEIRSGKVKGLSHTAKYDRSMLDQKELIKILIGEIWRIVIYSAKGDLIDFDKKDNNVQAWRTIAQDYWQFVNILVQEHGDVDDLRDFLYSLAKVAGYENRKDLIDGLDGSIFPEVKKLIAWVYKAGTSKTDKSVDDIMSGYKKNMISKIDRGMQEFNLGKKISVSWTPGGTIKSSKPAIKTSKGNISIKKLNRIESEDDVKFIIDYICHLRRDGLSTLILNKPNTQGKLMQDFLIIERHPETGEIEYWYVERWSENRAILREDALPETIRAVGRFLGIMHNSSRTFRSTVQRHPDHYTFKQALNLLLSPDATWYKILDSYLSNNERRLVKACLSEIRRFWTSALLNQLSYQAIPSDMNFGNLFFNDKGDEVLDIIDLDNVRMGYKIEDFFGSLVHTGHETLYVGNLRKDLAEFLAGYNETAEVKLTQSELRALPILFITIPMIHIAYTISLELEVDLEKSVQANIQTLKEIIEQFSNESIQPSIAPLINLKKILTNT
- a CDS encoding type II toxin-antitoxin system RelE/ParE family toxin, which translates into the protein MYKIAYTKEAKERIDKLDKKKKRQIKEAVERIAQNPEIGKQLLHEFKGLSSYRSGDYRVIYRVYHQEILILILTIGHRKDIYKLLKRKLA